In Serinus canaria isolate serCan28SL12 chromosome 5, serCan2020, whole genome shotgun sequence, the following proteins share a genomic window:
- the GNPNAT1 gene encoding glucosamine 6-phosphate N-acetyltransferase, with translation MMPVATVMPDDTPMFDPRILQELDWSENTTTFSPAISPLDPGDGLVLRPLCTADLNRGFFKVLGQLTETGVVSPEQFIKTFEHMKRSGDYYVTVVEDTNLGQIVATATLVIEHKFTHSCAKRGRIEDVVVSGECRGKQLGKLLTSTLTLLSKRLNCYKITLECLPKNVDFYKKFGYLVSDENYMFQRFFN, from the exons ATGATGCCTGTGGCCACCGTGATGCCCGATGACACGCCCATGTTTGACCCCAGGATCCTGCAGGAACTCGACTGGAGCGAGAACACCACGACCTTTTCTCCTGCCATTTCTCCACTGGATCCAGGGGATGGGCTGGTCCTGAGGCCACTCTGCACAGCTGATTTAAATCGAG GCTTTTTTAAGGTTCTGGGTCAGCTGACGGAAACAGGAGTTGTGAGCCCGGAGCAATTCATCA AAACCTTTGAGCACATGAAGAGATCTGGAGATTACTACGTGACCGTGGTGGAGGACACCAACCTGGGGCAGATCGTTGCCACGGCAACGCTGGTTATAGAACATAAATTCACTCACTCCTGTGCCAAG AGAGGCAGGATAGAAGATGTGGTGGTCAGCGGGGagtgcagagggaagcagcttgGAAAACT aTTAACCTCCACCCTCACCTTGCTAAGTAAGAGACTGAACTGTTACAAAATCACTCTGGAGTGTCTGCCCAAAAATGTGGATTTCTACAAGAAGTTTGGCTATTTGGTATCTGATGAAAACTACATGTTTCAACGGTTCTTTAATTAA